A genomic window from Bubalus bubalis isolate 160015118507 breed Murrah chromosome X, NDDB_SH_1, whole genome shotgun sequence includes:
- the LOC102414191 gene encoding LOW QUALITY PROTEIN: melanoma-associated antigen 9-like (The sequence of the model RefSeq protein was modified relative to this genomic sequence to represent the inferred CDS: inserted 1 base in 1 codon): protein MAATLGSQFEDHGLSRQDEVPGSSCDQGGDRPLVQDALRLKKNELVRFLLSSYLTKEPLTKAEVLNSVLQDYQDXFLLVLDQASEYLQLVFGLEVKEVDPSEHTYILVPTLGLTLKEMLRDGQRLPKAGLLVMVLCLITVEDNCAPAEEIWGALSRIGVCPGREHCIYGEPRELLTQVWVQEVYLEYQQVSDSDPARYVFLWGPRAYAETSKFKVLVFLDRVG, encoded by the exons ATGGCTGCCACTCTAGGGAGCCAATTTGAAGACCATGGCCTCAGCAGGCAAGATGAAGTACCAGGAAGCTCATGTGACCAGGGAGGTGACAGGCCCTTGGTCCAAGATGCACTACGGTTGAAGAAGAATGAGCTGGTACGATTCCTGCTTAGCAGTTATCTCACCAAGGAGCCACTCACAAAGGCAGAAGTGCTGAATAGTGTCCTCCAAGATTACCAGG ACTTCCTGCTGGTCCTCGATCAAGCCTCAGAGTACCTGCAGCTGGTCTTTGGTTTGGAGGTGAAGGAGGTGGACCCCAGTGAGCACACCTATATCCTGGTCCCCACCCTGGGCCTCACCCTCAAAGAGATGCTGAGGGATGGACAGAGGTTGCCCAAGGCCGGCCTCCTGGTGATGGTCCTTTGCCTGATCACTGTGGAGGACAACTGTGCCCCTGCAGAGGAAATCTGGGGAGCACTCAGCAGGATAGGAGTGTGTCCCGGGAGGGAGCACTGCATCTATGGGGAGCCCAGGGAGCTGCTGACCCAAGTTTGGGTGCAGGAGGTGTACCTGGAGTACCAGCAGGTGTCTGACAGTGACCCTGCTCGCTATGTGTTTCTGTGGGGTCCCCGGGCCTATGCGGAGACCAGCAAGTTTAAAGTCCTGGTGTTTCTGGACAGAGTCGGTTGA